A genomic segment from Brevundimonas sp. SORGH_AS_0993 encodes:
- the surE gene encoding 5'/3'-nucleotidase SurE: MRILLTNDDGIEAEGLECLERIARSISDDVWVCAPAVEQSGKGRGITLTEPLRVLNLGEKRFAVTGTPTDCVVLAVNDLMPEKPDLVLSGVNRGHNIGEDVSYSGTVAGALQGMAFGIRSIALSQSLERFHDEVVAHWETAEEFAPAIIARLLEQKWANGVVMNLNFPNRPPEAVEQVEVTTQGFRDVGEMHAVRRTDLRGRDYYWMSFRGEKQEHPQGTDLRAIDEGRISVTPLHIDLTHRASVNDLKKVLGGAPPKAVKAA, translated from the coding sequence GTGCGGATTCTTCTGACCAACGACGACGGGATCGAGGCCGAGGGGCTGGAATGCCTGGAGCGGATCGCGCGCTCCATCAGCGACGATGTCTGGGTGTGCGCGCCCGCCGTCGAGCAGTCGGGCAAGGGGCGGGGGATCACCCTGACCGAGCCTCTGCGGGTGCTGAACCTGGGCGAAAAGCGGTTCGCGGTGACGGGGACGCCGACCGATTGCGTCGTTCTGGCCGTCAACGACCTGATGCCGGAAAAGCCGGACCTGGTGCTGTCGGGCGTCAATCGCGGGCACAACATCGGCGAGGACGTCAGCTATTCCGGCACGGTGGCGGGTGCGCTTCAGGGCATGGCGTTCGGCATCCGCTCCATCGCCCTGAGCCAGAGCCTGGAGCGGTTCCACGACGAGGTGGTCGCGCACTGGGAGACGGCGGAGGAATTCGCGCCCGCCATCATCGCCCGGCTGCTGGAGCAGAAATGGGCGAACGGCGTGGTGATGAACCTGAACTTCCCCAACCGCCCGCCCGAGGCGGTGGAACAGGTCGAGGTGACGACCCAAGGGTTCCGCGACGTGGGCGAGATGCACGCCGTGCGCCGCACCGATCTGCGCGGCCGCGACTACTACTGGATGAGTTTCCGGGGCGAGAAGCAGGAGCATCCGCAAGGCACCGATCTGCGCGCCATCGACGAGGGGCGGATTTCGGTCACGCCCCTGCACATCGACCTGACGCATAGGGCCAGCGTCAACGACCTGAAGAAGGTGTTGGGCGGGGCGCCGCCCAAGGCGGTGAAGGCCGCATGA
- a CDS encoding peptidoglycan DD-metalloendopeptidase family protein, whose protein sequence is MSGWMRAVLIAGAALSTAACITYPSEPRYSTRPTPVPGHTGPAYPAPQGGQAQGGYPVSAPAPAPAQTQPSSPPAPMATAPVGQIDGGALPPPATTPYTPGQPAYAPPSSVTPPSQPRSTSTVPGAAYVIQAGDTISGVGRRFQTPVQVLIDLNGLGPRGAITTGQRIILPESAVDTGSDPYATGPSPTGVYVPNAGVVPPPPPPPSGNAALPAQTRPAPPRPTAVAPVAAPTSAAGASVGLAWPVRGDILRRFGPVGMGERNNGVNIGAPAGTAVTASAAGRVAYVGDDLVGQGLTVLIVHVGGWRTVYGHLGSATVRDGEDVRAGQQIGTVGMTAGDGRPSIHFETRQMQGDDPVAVDPLSVLPR, encoded by the coding sequence ATGTCGGGCTGGATGAGAGCGGTTCTGATCGCGGGGGCGGCGCTGAGCACGGCGGCCTGCATCACCTATCCGTCCGAACCCCGCTACTCCACGCGGCCCACGCCCGTGCCGGGCCATACGGGCCCCGCCTATCCGGCGCCGCAGGGGGGGCAGGCGCAAGGCGGCTATCCGGTCTCGGCCCCGGCCCCGGCCCCGGCGCAGACCCAGCCTTCTTCGCCGCCCGCGCCGATGGCGACCGCGCCGGTGGGTCAGATCGACGGCGGGGCCCTGCCGCCGCCGGCGACCACCCCCTATACGCCCGGTCAGCCCGCCTATGCCCCTCCGTCCAGCGTGACGCCCCCGTCGCAACCGCGTTCCACCTCGACCGTGCCAGGGGCGGCCTATGTGATTCAGGCAGGCGACACGATTTCGGGCGTCGGACGCCGGTTCCAGACGCCGGTTCAGGTCCTGATCGATCTGAACGGCCTGGGGCCGCGCGGCGCGATCACGACGGGCCAGCGAATCATCCTGCCGGAATCGGCGGTCGACACCGGGTCCGATCCCTATGCGACCGGACCTTCGCCGACGGGAGTCTATGTGCCGAACGCGGGCGTCGTGCCGCCGCCCCCGCCGCCGCCCTCGGGCAATGCGGCCCTGCCGGCCCAGACTCGACCAGCCCCGCCCCGGCCCACGGCTGTAGCGCCAGTCGCCGCGCCGACGAGCGCCGCCGGCGCCTCTGTGGGCCTGGCCTGGCCTGTGCGAGGCGACATCCTGCGCCGGTTCGGCCCGGTCGGCATGGGCGAGCGGAACAATGGCGTCAACATCGGCGCGCCTGCGGGAACCGCCGTGACCGCCTCTGCGGCCGGTCGCGTGGCCTATGTCGGCGACGACCTGGTCGGGCAGGGACTGACGGTGCTGATCGTCCACGTCGGCGGCTGGCGCACCGTCTATGGTCATCTGGGCTCTGCGACGGTGCGCGACGGCGAGGACGTGCGCGCGGGTCAGCAGATCGGCACCGTCGGCATGACCGCCGGCGACGGCCGCCCGTCGATCCATTTCGAGACCCGCCAGATGCAGGGCGACGACCCGGTCGCGGTCGATCCTTTGAGCGTATTGCCGCGATAG
- a CDS encoding protein-L-isoaspartate(D-aspartate) O-methyltransferase, translated as MNLHDDRAGRLILSLRRQGVTDARVLGAMESVDRSVFVHEKFLDQAWEDQALPIDCAQTISQPYIVGLMTQALEVQPRHRVLEIGTGSGYQCAVLSKLARYVYSVERYRSLLAEAEARLKLLGVDNVITRHGDGGLGWPEQAPFDRIMITAAAPTEPTELLKQLKPNGVLVAPVGRTSVQILHRYVGQGDGAFRRESLTEVRFVPLVEGTAKEG; from the coding sequence ATGAACCTGCACGACGACCGCGCCGGCCGCCTGATCCTGTCGTTGCGGCGGCAGGGCGTGACCGACGCGCGCGTCCTGGGGGCCATGGAGAGCGTGGACCGTTCGGTCTTCGTGCACGAGAAATTCCTGGACCAAGCCTGGGAGGACCAGGCCCTGCCCATCGATTGCGCCCAGACGATCAGCCAGCCCTATATCGTCGGCCTGATGACCCAGGCGCTGGAGGTGCAGCCGCGCCACCGGGTGCTGGAGATCGGCACGGGCAGCGGATACCAGTGCGCGGTGCTGTCGAAGCTGGCGCGCTATGTCTATTCGGTCGAACGCTATCGCAGCCTGCTGGCCGAGGCGGAGGCGCGGCTGAAGCTGCTGGGCGTGGACAACGTGATCACCCGGCACGGGGACGGCGGGCTGGGCTGGCCCGAACAGGCGCCGTTCGACCGGATCATGATCACGGCCGCCGCCCCGACCGAGCCGACCGAACTGCTGAAACAGCTGAAGCCCAACGGCGTGCTGGTGGCCCCTGTGGGGCGCACCTCGGTCCAGATCCTGCACCGCTATGTCGGCCAGGGCGACGGCGCCTTCCGCCGCGAAAGCCTGACCGAAGTGCGGTTCGTGCCCCTGGTGGAGGGGACGGCGAAGGAGGGATAA
- the yajC gene encoding preprotein translocase subunit YajC: MGAPADGGIMAVIMQFLPIVAIFILFYFLLIRPQQKRAKDHAAAIAAVKRGDTVVLGSGMIGRVTRVEEAEVNVEIAPSVNVRVVKAMIAEVRNRTAIAANDSKA; encoded by the coding sequence ATGGGCGCCCCAGCTGACGGCGGCATTATGGCCGTGATCATGCAGTTCCTGCCGATCGTCGCCATCTTCATCCTGTTCTACTTCCTGCTGATCCGTCCGCAGCAGAAGCGTGCCAAGGACCACGCCGCCGCCATCGCGGCCGTGAAGCGCGGCGACACCGTCGTCCTGGGCAGCGGCATGATCGGCAGGGTCACGCGCGTCGAGGAGGCCGAGGTCAATGTCGAGATCGCGCCCAGCGTCAATGTGCGCGTGGTCAAGGCGATGATCGCAGAGGTGCGTAACCGCACCGCCATCGCCGCCAACGACTCCAAGGCCTGA